One stretch of Roseimicrobium sp. ORNL1 DNA includes these proteins:
- a CDS encoding D-TA family PLP-dependent enzyme, whose amino-acid sequence MTPPWYEISNISDIPTPSLAVWPHRIEENLRRMVKMVDDSPARLRPHMKTHKMPEVIKLHLVHGITKFKCATIAEAEMTAAEGADEVLLAYPPVGPNIARLLRLVKKYPHTKFAATTDSEFAARALSEACDNAGITLEVYLDLDCGMHRTGIAPDDAAFELYRLLTKLPGLKAAGIHAYDGHIHDPDLAARKAAVENAFTSVEAFRERLLSVGLPVPNYIASGTPTFGIHAVRGSYECSPGTCVLWDWGYGTKHPDLDFLHAALVLTRVISKPSSGRLTVDLGHKAIAAENPHPRVHFLNLPDAKAVMHSEEHLVLETSRADEFSIGDVLYGVPWHICPTVALHSYANVVRDGHVDDAWRVAGRERVLSV is encoded by the coding sequence ATGACTCCTCCCTGGTACGAGATTTCGAACATCAGTGACATCCCCACTCCCTCCCTGGCGGTATGGCCCCACCGCATCGAGGAAAACCTGCGCCGCATGGTGAAGATGGTAGATGATTCCCCCGCCCGTCTCCGGCCTCACATGAAGACGCACAAGATGCCGGAGGTCATCAAGCTGCATCTCGTGCATGGCATCACCAAGTTCAAATGTGCCACCATCGCCGAGGCGGAAATGACAGCTGCCGAGGGTGCGGACGAAGTATTGCTGGCCTATCCACCCGTGGGGCCAAACATCGCCCGGCTGCTGCGCCTGGTGAAGAAGTACCCGCACACGAAGTTCGCCGCGACCACGGACAGCGAATTCGCCGCGCGTGCCTTGTCTGAAGCTTGTGACAATGCCGGCATCACCCTTGAGGTGTATCTCGATCTGGACTGCGGCATGCATCGCACCGGCATCGCTCCCGATGATGCAGCTTTTGAACTCTACCGCCTGCTCACCAAGCTGCCAGGTCTGAAGGCGGCGGGCATCCATGCGTACGATGGCCATATCCACGATCCCGATCTCGCGGCACGCAAGGCAGCGGTCGAGAATGCCTTCACCAGCGTGGAGGCATTCCGCGAGCGACTGCTCTCCGTGGGACTACCCGTGCCGAACTACATCGCCAGCGGCACACCCACCTTTGGCATTCATGCCGTGCGTGGCTCGTACGAATGCAGCCCCGGCACATGTGTGCTCTGGGACTGGGGATATGGCACGAAGCACCCCGATCTCGACTTCCTGCACGCGGCGCTGGTGCTGACACGTGTAATCAGCAAGCCTTCCTCGGGTCGCCTCACGGTGGATCTGGGACACAAGGCCATTGCCGCGGAGAATCCGCATCCGCGCGTGCATTTCCTGAATCTGCCGGATGCGAAAGCGGTGATGCACAGCGAGGAGCACCTCGTGCTGGAGACGTCGCGTGCGGATGAGTTCTCCATCGGCGACGTGCTTTACGGCGTCCCGTGGCACATCTGTCCCACCGTGGCGCTGCACTCCTATGCCAATGTGGTGCGCGATGGCCATGTCGACGACGCCTGGCGCGTGGCGGGCCGGGAGCGTGTGCTGTCTGTCTAA
- a CDS encoding RraA family protein has protein sequence MSDILASLSGLYSAVVADVLDGLGLRFQTLAPHIRPLTPTQKICGRVFPARAVTVLAIPAEPYKLEIAAVDGMAKGDVLVVDAGDDRTCGFWGELLTTACLYKGVGGVVMTACTRDMWKIKELDFPIFGIGYHPADSKGRADIIEIGEPITIGGVTTKVGDYILGDEDGVVIIPGEVAEETVKLALEKVSGENIARADLASGVPMGEVFRKHGIL, from the coding sequence ATGTCCGATATTCTTGCCTCACTCTCTGGTTTGTATTCCGCCGTAGTCGCCGACGTGCTGGATGGTCTCGGTCTGCGTTTCCAGACCCTCGCCCCGCACATCCGTCCGCTCACCCCCACACAGAAGATCTGCGGCAGGGTCTTTCCCGCCCGCGCGGTGACAGTCCTGGCCATTCCTGCCGAGCCGTACAAGCTGGAAATCGCCGCCGTGGACGGCATGGCGAAGGGAGATGTCCTCGTGGTGGATGCTGGTGATGACCGCACCTGTGGCTTTTGGGGTGAACTCCTCACCACCGCCTGCTTGTACAAAGGGGTGGGCGGCGTGGTGATGACGGCTTGCACGCGGGACATGTGGAAGATCAAGGAACTCGACTTCCCCATCTTTGGCATCGGATACCACCCTGCGGATAGCAAAGGCCGCGCGGATATCATCGAAATCGGCGAACCCATCACTATCGGAGGAGTCACCACGAAGGTCGGTGATTACATCCTCGGCGACGAAGATGGCGTGGTCATCATCCCCGGTGAAGTGGCGGAGGAAACCGTGAAGCTGGCCCTGGAGAAAGTCAGCGGTGAAAACATCGCCCGCGCTGACCTGGCAAGCGGCGTGCCCATGGGCGAAGTGTTCCGCAAGCATGGAATTTTGTGA
- a CDS encoding zinc-ribbon domain-containing protein has protein sequence MLVCVGNTYVHKNGPSGRFWCYTCIAEHEYHRIDVHDMFHFCFIPLYSQGIVQSIITCHGCGNLFDGAVLRGMTDEQLAQTRQLIGTWLSEKSVEHIQKLLTDWRVPDHQIKRLVGLALGDAVRKCPRCALSYHPSMEHCLECRGALSQPQAAENKAWDMSFLVKPKG, from the coding sequence ATGCTTGTCTGCGTCGGCAACACCTATGTTCATAAAAATGGGCCGAGCGGGCGCTTTTGGTGCTACACCTGCATCGCGGAACATGAGTATCACCGGATTGATGTGCACGACATGTTCCACTTCTGTTTCATTCCCCTTTATTCTCAAGGGATTGTCCAGTCGATCATCACCTGTCATGGATGCGGCAACCTGTTTGATGGTGCCGTCCTACGCGGCATGACGGACGAGCAACTTGCCCAGACCCGCCAACTTATAGGCACCTGGCTAAGTGAGAAATCTGTCGAGCACATCCAGAAACTACTGACCGACTGGCGTGTGCCGGACCATCAAATCAAGCGTCTTGTTGGTCTGGCATTGGGAGATGCCGTGCGCAAGTGCCCCAGGTGTGCCCTGTCTTACCATCCGTCCATGGAGCACTGCCTGGAGTGCAGGGGCGCGCTTTCCCAGCCGCAAGCGGCCGAAAACAAAGCCTGGGACATGAGTTTCCTGGTGAAGCCCAAAGGCTGA
- a CDS encoding M81 family metallopeptidase, with amino-acid sequence MPRILLAGIFHETHTFVDERTELKDFAVLRGAEMLACKGDGSPLGGFLEAAALYGWEILPTVDMRAQPGGMVADEVLDVWWRDFLVEGASDALRDGKVDAVYLVLHGAMTTPSYDDVEGEILERIRHLDGGATLPIFGVYDLHAHFSERMAKQASCLVGYRENPHTDGEAMAILAAELLHGTLQTESSPRMYWRHAGIVWPPTGTGTADSPMRDLEAMARRLELEHSSFLAVNVIAGFAFGDTHDTGVSFSISTTGDEFEANAALRQLCHAAWELRRAGDKTEALVDEIVKALVDEHPTLPRGPVVLVEPADNIGGGAPGDGTGLLRSLIRHGATHAAVAIADPASVSALQDVPIGATTTLDVGGKGSRLDEGPLHLEVTLVSRSDGTFHLEDRQSHLASMCGTTFHMGPCAVVKHAGVTILLSSVKTPPFDLAQWRSQGIQPETQGIIGAKAAVAHRRAYDPIASKMIWVDTPGPCRSDVRKLPYVKIRRPIWPLSEQEK; translated from the coding sequence ATGCCTCGCATCCTCCTCGCCGGAATCTTCCATGAGACTCATACCTTCGTGGATGAGCGCACGGAGTTGAAGGACTTTGCAGTCCTACGAGGTGCGGAGATGCTGGCGTGCAAGGGAGATGGCTCTCCCTTGGGAGGCTTCCTGGAAGCCGCGGCGCTTTATGGATGGGAGATTCTGCCCACGGTCGATATGCGGGCGCAGCCGGGCGGGATGGTGGCGGATGAGGTCCTGGATGTGTGGTGGCGCGACTTCCTCGTGGAGGGCGCGTCCGATGCCCTGCGCGATGGCAAGGTGGATGCCGTTTATCTTGTGCTCCATGGCGCGATGACCACACCTTCCTATGATGACGTGGAAGGCGAGATTCTGGAACGCATCCGCCATCTGGATGGAGGAGCCACGCTGCCCATCTTTGGCGTGTATGACCTGCACGCGCACTTCTCCGAGCGCATGGCGAAGCAAGCGAGCTGCCTTGTAGGTTATCGCGAAAACCCACACACAGATGGCGAGGCCATGGCCATTCTCGCGGCGGAGTTGCTTCACGGCACGCTACAAACGGAATCCTCTCCGCGCATGTACTGGCGGCATGCAGGCATCGTGTGGCCGCCCACGGGCACGGGCACGGCAGATTCACCGATGCGCGATCTAGAGGCCATGGCGCGCCGGTTAGAGCTGGAGCACTCGTCCTTCCTCGCAGTGAATGTGATCGCGGGCTTCGCCTTTGGGGACACCCATGACACAGGCGTAAGCTTTTCCATCTCGACCACGGGCGATGAATTCGAGGCCAACGCAGCCCTTCGGCAGCTCTGTCATGCTGCCTGGGAACTCCGCCGCGCAGGAGACAAGACGGAGGCACTGGTGGATGAAATCGTGAAGGCGCTGGTCGACGAACACCCCACGCTGCCCCGTGGACCCGTGGTGCTGGTGGAACCGGCAGACAACATCGGCGGAGGCGCCCCCGGAGACGGCACCGGACTGTTGCGTTCATTGATTCGTCACGGCGCAACGCATGCCGCGGTGGCCATTGCTGATCCCGCATCCGTATCAGCACTGCAAGACGTGCCGATAGGCGCCACAACGACGCTGGACGTCGGCGGCAAGGGCAGCCGTCTGGATGAGGGACCGCTTCATCTCGAAGTGACACTGGTCTCGCGAAGCGATGGCACCTTCCACCTTGAGGATCGCCAGAGCCATCTCGCCAGCATGTGCGGCACGACCTTTCACATGGGCCCGTGCGCCGTGGTGAAACATGCCGGAGTGACCATTCTCTTGTCCTCCGTGAAGACACCGCCCTTCGACCTCGCCCAGTGGCGCAGTCAGGGCATCCAACCGGAAACGCAAGGCATCATCGGTGCGAAGGCAGCCGTCGCTCACCGGAGAGCCTATGACCCCATCGCCTCAAAGATGATATGGGTGGATACACCCGGTCCCTGCCGCAGCGACGTGCGAAAGCTGCCCTATGTGAAGATTCGCCGGCCTATCTGGCCGCTGAGTGAGCAGGAGAAATGA
- a CDS encoding RidA family protein — translation MTEVTYPTLPDTPTSHLPFSPVIRAGDFVFVSGQASVDASGQIVSDTFEGEFRRSVENLKKVLEAAGCSLADVIQTRNYVRDASDVVEYNKLYREYFTEPYPTRTTITNCLPPSLRYEIEAVAVVRK, via the coding sequence ATGACTGAAGTCACCTACCCCACATTGCCCGACACGCCCACTTCTCACCTGCCTTTCAGCCCCGTGATTCGCGCGGGAGACTTTGTGTTCGTCTCCGGCCAGGCGTCCGTAGATGCCTCAGGGCAAATCGTGAGCGATACGTTTGAAGGCGAGTTCCGTCGTTCGGTGGAGAATCTCAAAAAGGTGCTAGAAGCCGCCGGCTGTAGTCTTGCTGATGTGATCCAGACTCGGAACTACGTGCGCGATGCCTCCGACGTGGTGGAGTACAACAAACTGTACCGCGAGTATTTCACGGAGCCCTATCCAACACGCACCACCATCACCAACTGCCTGCCACCGAGCTTGCGGTATGAAATTGAAGCAGTGGCCGTGGTGCGGAAATAG